A single genomic interval of Microbacterium sp. LWO14-1.2 harbors:
- a CDS encoding response regulator transcription factor, whose protein sequence is MAQVLVLTNAPTPEQVLPALELLSHRVRQIAAEPAQLVSAPDYDVVIVDGRQDLVGAKSLCRLLRAAGQDAPLLLVVTEGGMSALSGDWGIDDVLLATAGPAETDARVRLALARRDEVAEPSRVQASGVSIDEQSYSAKLHGRPLDLTYKEFQLLHFLATHPSRVFTREQLLSEVWGYDYFGGTRTVDVHVRRLRAKLGDQEQIIGTVRNVGYRFNVYDDETVPATR, encoded by the coding sequence GTGGCCCAGGTGCTGGTGTTGACCAATGCTCCGACTCCGGAGCAGGTGCTTCCCGCCCTGGAACTGCTGAGCCACCGCGTGCGGCAGATCGCAGCCGAGCCGGCGCAGCTCGTGAGCGCTCCCGACTACGACGTCGTGATCGTCGACGGCCGTCAGGACCTCGTCGGCGCGAAGTCGCTGTGCCGCCTGCTCCGCGCCGCCGGGCAGGACGCCCCGCTGCTGCTCGTCGTCACGGAGGGCGGCATGAGCGCTCTCTCCGGCGACTGGGGCATCGACGACGTGCTGCTCGCCACCGCCGGCCCGGCCGAGACCGACGCCCGCGTGCGGCTCGCGCTCGCTCGGCGCGACGAGGTCGCGGAGCCCAGCCGCGTGCAGGCGTCCGGCGTCTCGATCGACGAGCAGTCGTACTCGGCGAAGCTGCACGGCCGTCCTCTCGACCTCACGTACAAGGAGTTCCAGCTCCTGCACTTCCTCGCCACGCACCCCTCGCGGGTGTTCACCCGCGAGCAGCTGCTCAGCGAGGTGTGGGGCTACGACTACTTCGGCGGCACGCGCACGGTCGACGTGCATGTGCGGCGCCTCCGCGCCAAGCTCGGCGATCAGGAGCAGATCATCGGCACCGTGCGCAACGTGGGCTACCGCTTCAACGTGTACGACGACGAGACCGTCCCCGCGACCCGCTGA
- a CDS encoding FABP family protein — MLELPTDLPADLAPLAWLIGVWEGTGVIDYPVGDERLQGEFTHRVSFSHDGGPFLNYAATATFTGDDHAVSVPLVAESGFWRLSRPATDADAGPGLLPPLGDAAARDVDDVEALRAASGGFPLEVSIAHADGMLELYLGEINGPRIDIGTDAVVRAAGAKDYAGASRMYGLVDGHLLWAWDIAALGTPLRSHASARLARV, encoded by the coding sequence ATGCTCGAGCTGCCCACCGACCTCCCCGCAGATCTCGCGCCGCTCGCCTGGCTGATCGGCGTCTGGGAGGGCACCGGCGTCATCGACTATCCCGTCGGTGACGAGCGGCTGCAGGGCGAGTTCACGCATCGTGTGAGCTTCAGCCACGACGGCGGCCCCTTCCTCAACTACGCCGCGACCGCCACGTTCACCGGCGACGACCACGCGGTGTCCGTACCCCTCGTCGCGGAGTCAGGGTTCTGGCGCCTCAGCCGTCCGGCCACCGACGCGGATGCCGGCCCCGGTCTGCTTCCGCCGCTCGGCGACGCCGCAGCGCGCGACGTCGACGACGTGGAGGCGCTGCGCGCGGCATCCGGCGGCTTCCCGCTCGAGGTCTCGATCGCGCACGCCGACGGGATGCTGGAGCTGTACCTGGGCGAGATCAACGGACCGCGCATCGACATCGGCACGGATGCCGTGGTCCGCGCGGCGGGAGCCAAGGACTACGCCGGCGCCTCGCGCATGTACGGCCTGGTCGACGGACACCTGCTCTGGGCCTGGGACATCGCGGCACTCGGCACGCCGCTGCGTTCGCACGCCTCCGCGCGACTGGCGAGGGTCTGA
- a CDS encoding RNA degradosome polyphosphate kinase, producing the protein MIDPALADAGLGDAEDDDFDAIEAPDSQLPDHRYLDRELSWLAFNQRVLELAEDPSLPELERANFLAIFASNLDEFFMVRVAGLKRRIVTGLAVPTNIGRSPVDALADISREAHALQLRHAAAWTSLVRPALADAGIEITEWSDLTDTEREALSEYFGAQVFPVLMPLAVDPAHPFPYISGLSLNLAIRIRNARTGRQEFARLKVPPMLPRFVEVPGTGEIKRFLRLEELIANHLGDLFPGMEVLDHHAFRLTRNEDVEIEEDESENLIQALEAELLRRRFGPPIRLEITDDMDEVTMDLLARELDITDQEVYRLPGPLDLRGLFDLSRIDRPDLRYPPHLPTTAVAFQPTGSNTRADIFKAIRKSDVLVHHPYESFTTSVVAFLEQAARDPHVLAIKQTLYRTSGDSPIVEALIDAAEAGKQVLALVEVKARFDEANNIVWARKLEKAGVHVVYGLVGLKTHCKLALVIREEEGVLRHYSHIGTGNYNPKTSRIYEDFGLFTTDPQVGKDLTRLFNELSGYAIEKKFKRLLVAPLHLRKGLVRLIDAERKHAESGKPAHIRIKVNSMVDEEIIDALYRASAAGVKVDVWVRGICSLRTDLEGISDNITVRSILGRYLEHSRIFAFENDGDPQVYIGSADMMHRNLDRRVEALVRVTDPAHMQDLLAFFDLAMAPGTSSWHLGEDGVWTRHAEDADGNPLTDLQDKTMGLIQRRRRARAVR; encoded by the coding sequence ATGATCGATCCCGCTCTCGCCGACGCCGGTCTCGGTGATGCCGAAGACGACGACTTCGATGCCATCGAGGCGCCCGACTCCCAGCTGCCGGACCACCGGTACCTCGACCGCGAGCTGAGCTGGCTCGCATTCAACCAGCGGGTGCTGGAGCTGGCGGAGGATCCGAGCCTGCCCGAGCTCGAGCGTGCGAACTTCCTCGCCATCTTCGCCAGCAACCTCGACGAGTTCTTCATGGTGCGCGTCGCCGGCCTCAAGCGACGCATCGTGACGGGTCTCGCCGTGCCGACGAACATCGGCCGTTCCCCCGTCGACGCCCTCGCCGACATCTCCCGCGAGGCCCACGCCCTGCAGCTGCGCCACGCCGCCGCCTGGACCTCGCTGGTCCGGCCCGCCCTGGCCGACGCCGGCATCGAGATCACCGAGTGGTCCGACCTGACCGACACCGAGCGCGAGGCCCTCTCCGAGTACTTCGGCGCGCAGGTCTTCCCCGTGCTGATGCCGCTGGCGGTCGACCCCGCGCATCCGTTCCCGTACATCTCCGGCCTGTCGCTCAACCTCGCCATCCGGATCCGCAACGCCCGCACCGGTCGTCAGGAGTTCGCGCGACTGAAGGTGCCGCCGATGCTGCCGCGCTTCGTCGAGGTGCCGGGAACGGGTGAGATCAAGAGGTTCCTGCGTCTCGAGGAGCTCATCGCCAACCATCTCGGCGACCTCTTCCCCGGCATGGAGGTGCTCGACCACCACGCGTTCCGACTGACGCGCAACGAAGACGTCGAGATCGAAGAGGACGAGAGCGAGAACCTCATCCAGGCGCTCGAGGCCGAGCTGCTGCGGCGCCGCTTCGGCCCGCCCATCCGCCTCGAGATCACCGACGACATGGACGAGGTCACGATGGACCTGCTCGCCCGCGAGCTCGACATCACCGACCAGGAGGTCTACCGCCTGCCCGGACCGCTCGACCTGCGCGGACTCTTCGACCTGTCGCGCATCGACCGCCCGGACCTCCGGTACCCGCCGCACCTGCCCACCACGGCCGTCGCCTTCCAGCCCACCGGCAGCAACACCCGCGCCGACATCTTCAAGGCGATCCGCAAGTCCGACGTGCTCGTGCACCACCCGTACGAGTCGTTCACGACGAGCGTCGTCGCGTTCCTCGAGCAGGCCGCGCGAGACCCGCACGTGCTGGCCATCAAGCAGACGCTGTACCGCACGTCGGGCGACAGCCCCATCGTGGAGGCGCTGATCGACGCCGCCGAGGCCGGCAAGCAGGTGCTCGCGCTCGTCGAGGTCAAGGCGCGCTTCGACGAGGCGAACAACATCGTCTGGGCCCGCAAGCTGGAGAAGGCGGGCGTGCACGTCGTGTACGGCCTCGTCGGGCTGAAGACCCACTGCAAGCTCGCCCTCGTGATCCGCGAGGAGGAGGGCGTGCTGCGCCACTACTCGCACATCGGCACGGGCAACTACAACCCGAAGACCAGCCGCATCTACGAGGACTTCGGCCTGTTCACCACCGACCCGCAGGTCGGCAAGGACCTGACGCGTCTCTTCAACGAGCTGAGCGGCTACGCGATCGAGAAGAAGTTCAAGCGTCTGCTCGTCGCGCCGCTGCACCTGCGCAAGGGACTCGTCCGTCTCATCGATGCCGAGCGCAAGCACGCCGAGTCCGGGAAGCCCGCGCACATCCGCATCAAGGTGAACTCGATGGTCGACGAGGAGATCATCGACGCGCTGTACCGTGCGAGCGCGGCCGGGGTGAAGGTCGACGTGTGGGTGCGCGGCATCTGCAGCCTCCGCACCGACCTCGAGGGCATCAGCGACAACATCACCGTGCGCAGCATCCTCGGCCGCTATCTCGAGCACTCCCGGATCTTCGCGTTCGAGAACGACGGCGACCCGCAGGTGTACATCGGCAGCGCCGACATGATGCACCGCAACCTCGATCGCCGCGTCGAGGCGCTGGTGCGGGTCACCGACCCCGCGCACATGCAGGATCTGCTGGCCTTCTTCGACCTCGCCATGGCCCCGGGCACCTCGTCGTGGCACCTCGGCGAGGACGGCGTGTGGACCCGCCACGCCGAGGATGCCGACGGCAACCCGCTCACCGACCTGCAGGATAAGACCATGGGACTCATCCAGCGACGTCGTCGGGCGCGGGCGGTTCGATGA